One Picrophilus oshimae DSM 9789 genomic region harbors:
- a CDS encoding bifunctional pantetheine-phosphate adenylyltransferase/NTP phosphatase gives MITLVGGTFNCIHIGHKRLLRTAISFKDDLIIGLTSDDYTRKNKSYKIPYEKRKMELERFISKYTERFIIRPIDSPYGSTLEVNEPARIVVSPETYLNALKINERRAELGLMPINIVRVPFVLAEDLFPVSSTRILNNEITKTGKRKKTIKISISTGNDVKERALKVFLSNHMKNFRVTRNSDYKLEAEQPFGSDTERFAVKRALSGLKDNDYSVGVESGLYYNKINDRYYDVHFCAVIDRYGRITTGYSRGFEIPYKIVDYIKSGVSSPYEKYTGIENIGKKNGIIGEITFNKIRRFDLIYDSIEMAFAPRINPSIYI, from the coding sequence ATGATAACGCTCGTTGGTGGAACATTTAACTGTATTCATATAGGTCATAAGAGGCTTTTAAGGACTGCAATATCATTTAAAGACGATCTTATAATAGGTCTTACAAGCGATGATTACACAAGGAAAAACAAGAGCTATAAAATACCATATGAAAAAAGAAAGATGGAGCTGGAAAGATTTATTTCAAAGTACACTGAAAGATTTATAATAAGGCCAATTGATAGTCCATATGGAAGCACGCTTGAGGTAAATGAACCTGCAAGAATAGTTGTTTCGCCTGAGACCTATTTAAATGCATTAAAGATCAATGAGAGGCGTGCAGAGCTTGGGCTTATGCCAATAAATATTGTAAGAGTACCATTTGTTCTTGCCGAGGATTTATTTCCTGTTAGTTCAACAAGAATACTTAATAATGAGATAACAAAAACAGGAAAAAGAAAAAAAACAATAAAAATATCGATATCCACAGGAAATGATGTCAAGGAGCGTGCGCTTAAGGTCTTTTTGAGCAATCACATGAAAAATTTCAGGGTAACAAGAAACAGTGATTACAAACTGGAGGCCGAGCAACCATTTGGCAGTGATACTGAAAGATTTGCTGTTAAGAGGGCACTTTCAGGATTAAAGGATAATGATTATTCAGTAGGTGTTGAATCCGGTCTTTATTATAATAAAATAAATGACAGATACTATGATGTTCATTTCTGCGCGGTTATCGATAGATATGGAAGGATAACCACTGGCTACAGCAGGGGTTTTGAAATACCATATAAAATTGTAGATTATATAAAATCCGGAGTGAGTTCACCCTATGAAAAATACACCGGAATAGAGAATATAGGAAAAAAGAACGGAATAATTGGTGAGATCACATTTAATAAAATAAGGCGCTTTGATCTTATTTATGATTCAATTGAGATGGCCTTTGCACCAAGGATTAACCCGTCAATTTACATTTGA
- a CDS encoding metal-sulfur cluster assembly factor, translated as MVTKEEILEVLKGVSDPEIGMDVVNLGLVYDIKIDGNRVYIKMTMTAPTCPVTPWILTQAQKEVENLPGVEAADIELVWDPPWNPSMMSDEAKEQLNMF; from the coding sequence ATGGTTACAAAGGAAGAGATACTTGAGGTATTAAAGGGCGTTTCCGATCCAGAGATAGGTATGGATGTTGTTAACCTTGGACTTGTCTATGATATAAAAATAGACGGAAACCGCGTTTACATAAAGATGACGATGACGGCCCCGACATGCCCTGTGACACCATGGATATTAACACAGGCCCAGAAGGAGGTTGAAAATCTTCCAGGTGTCGAGGCTGCTGATATAGAGCTTGTCTGGGATCCACCATGGAACCCAAGCATGATGAGCGATGAGGCAAAGGAGCAGTTAAACATGTTCTGA
- a CDS encoding TATA-box-binding protein encodes MSEMEKITIENIVASTSLAEHLDLSKIALALEGSEYEPEQFPGLIYRLQEPKTAVLIFRSGKVNCTGAKNLDDVKKTIDIIIDKLKKADIEVYDNPDIIVQNIVAVYDLESNLNLTDIAMSLGLENVEYEPEQFPGLVYRVEEPKVVLLLFGSGKVVCTGAKEENEIEQAVIKVKKDLQKVGLI; translated from the coding sequence ATGAGCGAGATGGAGAAGATAACAATAGAGAACATTGTTGCCTCAACTTCACTGGCAGAGCACCTGGACCTTAGCAAGATCGCACTTGCCTTGGAGGGTTCAGAGTACGAGCCTGAGCAGTTCCCCGGGCTTATATACAGGCTTCAGGAGCCAAAGACCGCGGTTTTGATTTTTAGAAGTGGCAAGGTCAACTGCACAGGGGCAAAGAACCTTGACGATGTTAAAAAGACAATAGACATAATAATAGATAAATTAAAAAAGGCTGATATAGAGGTTTATGACAATCCAGATATAATAGTGCAGAACATCGTTGCAGTCTACGATTTAGAATCAAATCTGAATTTAACCGATATAGCAATGTCCCTTGGACTTGAAAATGTTGAGTACGAGCCTGAGCAGTTCCCAGGGCTTGTATACAGGGTTGAGGAGCCAAAGGTTGTGCTTTTATTGTTTGGTTCCGGCAAGGTTGTATGCACCGGTGCAAAGGAGGAGAACGAGATAGAGCAGGCTGTAATAAAGGTAAAAAAGGATCTGCAAAAGGTCGGCCTTATTTAA
- the truD gene encoding tRNA pseudouridine(13) synthase TruD — MDLGMYGYITKTEKLNGTIKNNPEDFIVEEIPFDIKKDDNGKYLIIKARLYDWDTNRFVMYLARHMNISRKRITYAGTKDKRAVTTQYFCINTDRMFSGSINGIEIIEQFRSNDIIKLGDLYGNRFLIKVDYPGDLENDSSETLKEINEKGGFPNFFGVQRFGSMRSNTHYIGKMIIKGEYEKAADKYLYDDNFDTEEYRINYGKNMDAKNSLKEYPGNLTFERSILGAIASGNKSSAFNALPKNLSIMFVHAFQSYLFNKMLSERMKHVKDLKTVIEGDLLYNIDDYFNPDKKRLIEANRYNLEMLNNLSSMDKIRPVIPLPGFDTRMPDGLQRDIMLKVLEDENVSLQDFKIPGEYSYMSSSGDYRIISAKPINLKFPEKNKLDFILGRGIYATSFLREIIK, encoded by the coding sequence ATGGATCTTGGCATGTATGGATACATAACAAAAACTGAAAAGTTAAACGGGACGATAAAGAACAATCCAGAAGATTTCATCGTTGAGGAGATCCCGTTTGATATAAAAAAGGATGATAACGGAAAATATTTAATTATAAAGGCAAGGTTATATGATTGGGACACAAATCGCTTTGTTATGTATCTTGCAAGGCACATGAACATAAGCAGAAAGAGAATAACATATGCAGGCACAAAGGATAAAAGGGCCGTAACAACACAGTACTTTTGTATAAACACTGACAGGATGTTTTCAGGCTCCATTAACGGCATTGAGATAATAGAACAGTTTAGATCAAATGATATAATAAAGCTTGGTGATCTTTACGGAAACAGATTTTTAATAAAGGTTGATTATCCTGGTGATTTGGAAAACGATTCATCTGAAACTTTAAAGGAGATCAATGAAAAAGGTGGATTTCCAAATTTTTTTGGTGTTCAGCGTTTTGGATCAATGAGGTCAAACACACATTACATAGGAAAAATGATAATAAAGGGTGAGTATGAAAAGGCCGCGGACAAATATCTCTATGATGATAACTTTGACACCGAGGAATACAGAATAAACTATGGTAAAAACATGGATGCAAAAAACTCATTAAAGGAATACCCTGGAAATTTAACGTTTGAAAGAAGCATACTTGGGGCAATAGCATCAGGGAATAAATCCAGTGCATTTAATGCGCTGCCAAAGAACCTTTCAATAATGTTTGTGCACGCATTTCAATCATATCTTTTTAATAAAATGCTATCTGAAAGGATGAAGCATGTAAAAGATTTAAAAACTGTGATTGAGGGTGATTTATTATATAATATAGATGATTATTTCAATCCTGATAAAAAAAGGCTAATCGAGGCAAACAGATACAACCTTGAAATGCTGAACAATCTATCATCCATGGACAAAATAAGGCCTGTAATACCGCTGCCAGGATTTGATACAAGGATGCCAGACGGTCTGCAAAGAGATATTATGCTAAAGGTTCTTGAAGATGAGAATGTATCATTACAGGATTTTAAAATACCCGGTGAATATTCATATATGAGCTCATCAGGCGATTACCGGATAATTTCAGCAAAACCCATTAATTTAAAATTTCCAGAAAAAAATAAATTGGATTTTATTCTTGGCAGGGGCATATACGCAACATCATTCTTAAGGGAAATAATTAAATAA
- the pdxT gene encoding pyridoxal 5'-phosphate synthase glutaminase subunit PdxT gives MKIGVLGIQGDVYEHYTAIRSLKNKYKVEAYIIRSPEEINEMDGIIIPGGESTTITRFLSRYINIINENVRNGMKIMGTCAGAIILSKDTGDPRVHGTGIMDIKIQRNAYGRQIDSFIDAVNIKNIGTFNAVFIRAPVIDDPGKTSVLGEYNGKPVIVENENAIAMTFHPELTGDLRVHEYFLRKVMGN, from the coding sequence ATGAAAATCGGTGTTCTTGGAATTCAGGGGGATGTTTACGAGCATTACACAGCGATAAGATCATTAAAAAACAAATATAAGGTTGAAGCATATATAATAAGATCACCAGAGGAAATAAACGAAATGGATGGTATAATAATACCTGGCGGTGAGAGCACAACGATAACAAGGTTTTTATCCAGATACATAAATATAATAAACGAGAACGTTAGAAATGGCATGAAGATAATGGGAACGTGTGCCGGTGCGATAATCTTATCAAAGGATACCGGAGACCCAAGGGTTCATGGAACTGGCATAATGGATATAAAAATACAGAGAAACGCCTATGGAAGGCAGATAGATTCCTTTATTGATGCTGTAAATATAAAAAATATCGGAACGTTCAATGCCGTTTTTATCAGGGCCCCGGTTATAGATGATCCGGGGAAAACATCAGTCCTTGGAGAATACAATGGTAAACCGGTGATCGTTGAGAATGAAAATGCAATTGCAATGACCTTCCATCCAGAGCTTACCGGTGATTTAAGAGTTCACGAGTACTTCCTAAGGAAGGTCATGGGAAACTGA
- the gcvT gene encoding glycine cleavage system aminomethyltransferase GcvT, whose product METKNGNRTALYDEHIKLNAKMIDFHGWEMPLEYTGIIDEHLAVRNHVGIFDVSHMGDIVIKGDDAAAFCDYIFPGKVSDMKNGQCMYTAFLNKDGRIIDDTIIYRLSEKRFFFIPNAANIDRIYNWVNSNKNDYNVEIKNYSYNISHIAIQGPDSLKILDEMKIKYPGEFKFNYHNTESYNDVSEDNSIIVSGTGYTGEIGVEIIVPNKDATILWEDLIKKIKDYYGKPCGLGSRDTLRMEKGMLLSGQDFNEDRTPYEASISFIINYNHDFIGKEALIKNRNEYNEIFRGFILNGRNIPRQNCDIIYNNEVVGIISSGSYSPSLNRGIGLGYIKKDIKIKTTVKIKIREKLFDAEVSRPKMLK is encoded by the coding sequence GTGGAAACGAAAAATGGTAACCGGACTGCTCTTTATGATGAGCATATAAAGTTGAATGCAAAGATGATAGACTTTCATGGATGGGAAATGCCTCTTGAATACACAGGCATTATAGATGAGCATCTTGCAGTAAGAAATCATGTTGGCATCTTTGATGTATCACATATGGGCGATATAGTTATAAAAGGTGATGATGCTGCTGCCTTCTGTGATTACATATTTCCTGGAAAGGTATCGGATATGAAAAATGGACAGTGTATGTACACTGCCTTTCTTAATAAGGATGGAAGAATCATTGATGATACAATAATATATAGATTGTCTGAAAAAAGGTTCTTTTTTATACCAAATGCTGCAAACATAGATAGAATATATAACTGGGTGAATTCAAATAAAAACGATTATAACGTTGAGATTAAAAATTATTCATATAATATATCGCATATAGCAATTCAGGGTCCTGATTCATTGAAAATATTGGATGAGATGAAAATAAAATACCCTGGTGAGTTTAAATTCAATTATCATAATACAGAGAGTTACAATGATGTATCAGAGGATAATTCAATAATCGTTTCAGGTACAGGATACACAGGAGAAATAGGAGTTGAAATAATAGTACCAAATAAAGATGCAACTATCCTATGGGAGGATCTAATAAAAAAGATTAAAGATTACTATGGTAAACCATGTGGCCTTGGATCCAGGGATACATTGCGAATGGAGAAGGGCATGCTTTTATCAGGTCAGGACTTTAATGAGGATAGAACACCATATGAGGCTTCCATATCATTTATAATTAATTATAACCATGATTTTATAGGAAAAGAGGCCCTTATAAAAAACAGGAATGAATACAATGAAATATTTAGGGGTTTTATATTGAACGGGAGAAACATACCAAGACAGAACTGTGATATTATATATAACAATGAGGTTGTTGGGATTATTTCCAGTGGAAGTTACTCACCATCATTGAATAGGGGTATTGGACTTGGATATATAAAAAAGGATATAAAAATAAAAACTACCGTAAAGATAAAAATAAGGGAGAAACTTTTTGATGCTGAGGTTTCAAGGCCAAAAATGCTAAAATGA